The DNA segment ggagacagagagtggagaggaggaggaggaggatgaagaggagaagGGAACAGGGGATGCTGAGGATGGGGGGCAGAGTGACACCCAAGCCTCAGGGGGTGAGGAGGGTTCTAAGGGGGTGACTTGCCCTGCCCCGGTTCCCATGGAAACGGAACCCAGGAATGGTGATGACATCGCTGGAGGTTCTGAGGGACAGGCGGGGGTGAAGCAGGAGGACAAACAACCAGAACACACAGCCAATACTGTCTCTCCAGACCAgatacacacaaccacacaggtATAGGCTTCCCCTTCACATCTCTCTATCTATGTATTTGTCTCTGTTTGTCTATTTCTTGCTCTTTTTCATATTGAGTAATTTCCTGGGGgaaaatctctttctctgtctctctctgtctgtctctgtctgtctctctcaattcaagggtTTTATTGGGataggaaacatatgttaacattgccaaagcaagtgaaatagataataaacaaaagtgaaataaacaataaaaaatgaacagtaaacattacactcacaaaagttccaaaagaataaagacatttcaaatgtcattacgtctatatacagtgttgtaacaatgtacaaatctctctctgtctct comes from the Salvelinus namaycush isolate Seneca unplaced genomic scaffold, SaNama_1.0 Scaffold660, whole genome shotgun sequence genome and includes:
- the LOC120042367 gene encoding neurofilament medium polypeptide-like, encoding METESGEEEEEDEEEKGTGDAEDGGQSDTQASGGEEGSKGVTCPAPVPMETEPRNGDDIAGGSEGQAGVKQEDKQPEHTANTVSPDQIHTTTQVRPIRQRWVCPPVSSPPPPHPETLVWQRREG